ATTTTAAAAACAATGGATAGGCTAATTCTAATTGATTAACATACACATCATCAAACGTGATTATTACAGCCTTTTCAGGAAAATCTTTAGCAGAATTAAATTGCTGTAAATCTTTAAAATGCAATGTCGTATAACCATTTGCCTTTAGGTATAACAATTGCTTTTCTAAAATTTTGACATCAATAGTCAACCCTTTACTCTCATTTGACTGAGTGGTTACACTATGATACATTAAAATGGGTAATTTTGGCACGTTGTTTTAATTTGAATACTCTGCACACAAATATATAAAGCCTAATGGTTATATTTGGCAAAAATCTGATTTTCTCTTGCATGATAACTGCTCTAGCAATAACATATAACGAAGCACATAATATAGAACGCTATATTAATAGTATGTCTTTTGCAGATGAAATTATTATCGTAGACTCCTTTAGTACTGACCAAACCGAAACATTAGCACAACATCCAAAAGTCACGTTTGTCAAACGCGTTTTTGACGATTTTTCTTCGCAAAAAAATTATGCAATTAGTTTAGCAAAACACGATTGGGTAACATTTTTTGATTTAGATGAAGTAGTGCCTGAAGCATTAGCTACAGAGCTTGTCGCTACCGTTAGGTCTAATCCAATAGCTAAAGCTTTCCGCGTAAAGCGTGATTACCATTTTATGGGAAAACGTATTAAATATAGTGGTTTTCAAACAGATATTGCTGTCCGTTTATTTAACAAAAACCATTGCAAGTATAATGGTAAATTAGTACATGAAGCTATACAAACTACTGCTACCATTGGTAAATTAAGACACCACGTTAAGCACCAAACGTATAAAGATTTTGATAATTATAATCAAAAATTAACGCAGTACAGTAAACTACAAGCAGAAGCTTTATTTAAAAAGAATGTACGTCCAAATTTGTATCATTTTTTATTTAGACCTTGGTACAGATTTATGCACCAATACTTTTTAAGGTTTGGATTTTTAGATGGTAAAGAAGGATTTATTATTTGTTATGTCCATGCATTTTCGGTGTTTAAACGCTATATCCAATTATGGACCATGTATCGTAATATAGATTAAGGTAAATACTTATCTACTCCGTTTTTTGCCCATTTAATACTTTGAGTAATAGTTTTTTGCTCAATAGTATCATTAATCTCAAATCTATCTCTAGATTTTTCGTTGTGATATATATGAAACACAATACCTCTATAACGTAAGCGTCTAGCTTGCAAACCATTATTATGCATTCTTAAGACTAATTCAGAATCTTCTCTTCCCCAACCAGTTATATTTTCATTATAACCATTAACAGCGATAAAATCTTTTTTAAAATAAGAGGTATTACAACCTCTAAATTTACTTGAAAACTCAGCATTTGGTTTATATAATTTACTTAGCATTGGAATATGTAAAGCACGAGTACGTTTTTTTATTCCTTTAGAAAAAGCTGAAAAAGAGGTTTGTTTAGTCTTAAACAAAGTATCTAAATAATCTTTTTGGATATTTACTCTAGATCCAAATAAATAAGTGTTTTCTTGAACAAATTGTAAATGATCCTTAATAAAATGCGGATGCATAATACAGTCTCCATCTACCTGGATTATATAATCTCCTGATGCTTTTGCTATTGCTTTGTTTAAAATATGGGCTTTTTTAAATCCTTCGTCTTTTTGCCAAATATGAATCAAAGGAATTTCAAATTTTGTCTTAAAACTATCAATTAAAACTTTAGTATCATTAGTTGACCCATCATCTGCAATAATAACTTCATCAGGTAACTGACTTTGGTTTAATGCGCTTTGTAAAACTAAATCTAATGCTTCTGGCCAATTATAAGTAGCTATTAATAAGGTTGTTTTTAAATGCTTCATACTAAAAATAAGATTCGAATTCGATTTTACTTTTATTAAAAATCTTTAAAAATTTAAACCATTGCCCAAAATTTTTCTTCAGTAAAAAAGACTTTGTTGGTGCCAAAGTTTCGTCTTTTTCTACTAATTTTTTAATTTCATTTAAATCATGTGTTGGAAAATAGCCTAAACTTTTCCAGATTTCTGGATCTAAATAAAACAGGTTTTTTAATTCTTTGTAATTGTTTTTATCTGCTTTTTGCCATTTTGGGAAAAACTGATCGTTAAGCTCATGAGAATGTCCCCAATTATCAAGTTTAAATTTTAAAGACGCTTCGTCTCTGGATAAACACTCGTGTAGCAATACATTATTGGTATATATTACACGCTCTTTACTATTTCTGGCATATTTATAATTTGGGTAATTAGTCGCCAACATTACTTTTGTAGGCTCATCAACGTAAAGCATTCCTTCTTCTAAATACTTATAAATATTAATTAAAAAACCAGCTATTTGAACTGGGTTTTTCTTAGGCTTATCCAAAAAATGATCGTGTTGACGTAATGTTTTAACAAACTGAGTGAAGTCAATAAAAATCTCGTCACTGTCTACTTGCACTAACCAATTACCAATACCCATTTTAATGGACAACATGTGACGTTCTCTGGTATCGTTTTGGATAGCATTTAGCTCTGGCACAAAAAAATTGTCTTTATAAATTTCAATTTTATTGTGCTTATCAAAATTTGAAAGCCATTCAAAAAAAGTAGGATCAACATCAAAAGTTTCACCTTTCCAGGTACGTTGTTTATGGTCTAAAGCTAGATATATTTTATCCGCTTGTTCATAAACTGGAGGAATAGACAATTTTAATTTCTCGTAGTCATAAGACATTAAAAAACCAACAACAATATTTTTCATTATAAATATTTAGTTAAACAAAACTAATAAATATTAAAACTTAAGTGAGTCAATCTCTTGGTTTTATTTATTTTTACCCAAAAATCAACTACATGGATGTCTCTATAATTATTGTAAACTTTAATTCTTCTGGTTATACCATTAATTGTATTGACTCTATTTACAAATTTACTAAAGACCTTAGTTTTGAGATTATTGTTGTTGATAACCAATCTAAACCAGAGGATGTTAAAACGTTAGAATCACACTTAAAAATTGCTGATTTTACTTTAATTAAAAGCAAAGAAAATTTAGGCTTTGGAGGCGGAAATGATTTGGGTTACCAACATGCTAGTGGTAACCATTTAGCATTTGTAAACAATGATGCTGAGTTGACTGAAAACTCGCTTTTACAGTTATTACATTACAGTCAATCTCAACCTAAAGTAGGCTGTATTGGTTTAAAACAAGTAAATGAAGATGGACATCCATTTAAATATAGTTTTAGACAATTTATTGATCTAAAATACCATTTATTTGATCAAAAAAAACCAGTCAAGTATTATAGTAATTTATACAACTCTGACTTATCAGAACCCTTTACGGTTGATTTAGTTTCTGGTGCTTTTATGTTTTTTAAAACGGAAGCTTATAAAAAATGTGGTGGATTTGATCCTAAAATATTTTTATTTTATGAAGAAATGGATATTTGCCTACGCTTAAAAAAACAAGGTTACATTACACAATATTATCCTAAATCTACATTTATCCATTACATGGGAAAAAGCTCTGGAAATGTTGCTATAAAACGCGAATTTACAGTCTCATACCTTTATGTAATAAAGAAAAACTACAGTACGTTGTATTACCAATTTTTACGTTTTATTTTAATTTTAAAATACGGAATTAAAAGTATCTTTAAACCTAAAAAGCATTTAATACCGTTTAAAATAGCGCTTAAAGGTGGAGACTCTTTAAGGTTTTCAATGCGAGCTAAAGGTTAATTATTTGCAGTAATTGATTTTCAGTAACTTTTAATGAAAACGGTTCTAAAATAGTTTTACAACTATTAGATGCTTCATCCCAAAGCACTTTGTTAGTATATAAATTGATCACTTTTTGAGCTATTGCTTCAGTATTATTGGCAATCATTATTTGTTTTTGGTTTCCAAAATCAAAACCCTCTGCTCCAACATCTGTTGTAACTAAGGGTAAACTATGCTCTAAACTTTGTCCAATTTTACCTTTTATACCAGCTCCAAAACGTAAAGGAGCAACAAATAGTTTTGAGTTATTAATTACTACATTTAAATCGTCTACAAAACCTAAAAGCTTAAAGTTGCTTGAGGCTAAGTCTTTAATATCGTCTGTAATATAACTGCCTATAATATTAACTGTAACCTCTGGAAGTGTTTGCCAAACAATTGGCATAACATTTTGTTTTAAATATTTTACTGCATCAGTATTGGGATCATGTCTAAAGCTACCTACAAAGAGTAAGTCTTTTCTGTTTTCAAAGGAATTAAAATCTTCAGACTTATCTATATATTGATGAATGTTACTAATTAAAACTACTTTTTCGTCTGTATTAAAATGTTGTTTAAGTAATACTTTATCTGTCGTTGAAATCGCAATAACAACATCTGCATTTTTACAATTTTGTAATTCTATTTTAAGAAATTTTTCGGCTTCAGCCTTTAATGCTTCATCTTTATTAAGTTCATATTCTCTTAATAATCTGATATAATGAAAATCTACCATATCAAACACTAACTTAACCTTTGGATTTGCTTTTTTCACTAAAGCTTGATACTTATCAAAAATTAATGGTCTATGTAGCCAAGCTACATCCATTTTTGGTGCCATCTGCTTAATAAAGCCTTCAATTGTAACTAAATCACCTTTACTATCTATACTTGGTTGATATACATTAACACCTAAATCTTTAAATTTTTGAATGTAATCACTTTTGTACTTATATTGTTTTAAATCTGCTACTAAAAATACTGATACTTTATTTTTTAGTAATAGTTTTATAATTTCAGTTAAGCGTCTTGACCCAGAATCTTTATTAAATTCAGGAATAATTTCATCTATAATTAATACGTTTTTATCGGAGAATTTAAAATCATTTTCATTAAAAAAAACTTTATTTTTATTGAGTTTCTTTTTCAACAGAAATAATTTAAACTGATTTTTAAGCTTTTTAAGCATTTACTACAAGTATTCATTTATAAAATTATCCACTTCTTTTTCCATTTTAATCTTCATGTCTTCCATTGTTTTTTCAGACGACAAGTTAAAATCTACTACATCATGTAATTTTAATTTATTTAATAAATAGTTTTCCGTTTCTTTTTTATAAGCCGATTTAAAAATCTTATTTAATTTTTGTCGTTTGGGCATTGGTGCTTCAATAAAAACATTTTTTTTAATCCCTATAGACAATAACCAATCATTCCATTTAAATTCAGAGACCTTTTCTCCTTCAAATAAATGAGCATTAAAACGAAGTCTTTTCCAAGGGACTCTTAGTGCATCTGCCAGAATACAACCATGCATAGCTTCGCTAATAATGGAATTACAACTTGAAATTTCTTTCATAAATTGTTCCACATCACCATTTGTAGGTAGTATTAATTTCCAACCCAATGCGTCACATATTTTCTGCCAATTTACCTTATCTATAGACTTAAAATAAGGCACAAAACCTATATCATGCTTTTTAGGTAGTTTTAAATAATTTGAATATTCGGGTAACAACGCTAAAAAGTATGCGCCATCAGCTATATAATTATCTGCTTTCCCTGTAAGTTTAAAGGAACTATAAGGTCCACGAACAAACCTAACATCCCACGAATTATCAAAATCAAAAGCCTCATTAATTGACCTTACTCCTGTTCCAAAAATGACCTTTTTATTATATGTTTCTGCTTTATTTATAAAATCAGAGTTTTCAATTAAAATGGAACCAATACCAAAAAATGCAACATCTTTATTATCCTGAAACAAATCTTGTTTAA
The genomic region above belongs to Olleya sp. Hel_I_94 and contains:
- a CDS encoding glycosyltransferase encodes the protein MKKKLNKNKVFFNENDFKFSDKNVLIIDEIIPEFNKDSGSRRLTEIIKLLLKNKVSVFLVADLKQYKYKSDYIQKFKDLGVNVYQPSIDSKGDLVTIEGFIKQMAPKMDVAWLHRPLIFDKYQALVKKANPKVKLVFDMVDFHYIRLLREYELNKDEALKAEAEKFLKIELQNCKNADVVIAISTTDKVLLKQHFNTDEKVVLISNIHQYIDKSEDFNSFENRKDLLFVGSFRHDPNTDAVKYLKQNVMPIVWQTLPEVTVNIIGSYITDDIKDLASSNFKLLGFVDDLNVVINNSKLFVAPLRFGAGIKGKIGQSLEHSLPLVTTDVGAEGFDFGNQKQIMIANNTEAIAQKVINLYTNKVLWDEASNSCKTILEPFSLKVTENQLLQIINL
- a CDS encoding glycosyltransferase family 2 protein — encoded protein: MKHLKTTLLIATYNWPEALDLVLQSALNQSQLPDEVIIADDGSTNDTKVLIDSFKTKFEIPLIHIWQKDEGFKKAHILNKAIAKASGDYIIQVDGDCIMHPHFIKDHLQFVQENTYLFGSRVNIQKDYLDTLFKTKQTSFSAFSKGIKKRTRALHIPMLSKLYKPNAEFSSKFRGCNTSYFKKDFIAVNGYNENITGWGREDSELVLRMHNNGLQARRLRYRGIVFHIYHNEKSRDRFEINDTIEQKTITQSIKWAKNGVDKYLP
- a CDS encoding polysaccharide pyruvyl transferase family protein: MNLIYYKSEKGNFGDDLNVWLWPKVFKQDLFQDNKDVAFFGIGSILIENSDFINKAETYNKKVIFGTGVRSINEAFDFDNSWDVRFVRGPYSSFKLTGKADNYIADGAYFLALLPEYSNYLKLPKKHDIGFVPYFKSIDKVNWQKICDALGWKLILPTNGDVEQFMKEISSCNSIISEAMHGCILADALRVPWKRLRFNAHLFEGEKVSEFKWNDWLLSIGIKKNVFIEAPMPKRQKLNKIFKSAYKKETENYLLNKLKLHDVVDFNLSSEKTMEDMKIKMEKEVDNFINEYL
- a CDS encoding glycosyltransferase family 2 protein, whose product is MDVSIIIVNFNSSGYTINCIDSIYKFTKDLSFEIIVVDNQSKPEDVKTLESHLKIADFTLIKSKENLGFGGGNDLGYQHASGNHLAFVNNDAELTENSLLQLLHYSQSQPKVGCIGLKQVNEDGHPFKYSFRQFIDLKYHLFDQKKPVKYYSNLYNSDLSEPFTVDLVSGAFMFFKTEAYKKCGGFDPKIFLFYEEMDICLRLKKQGYITQYYPKSTFIHYMGKSSGNVAIKREFTVSYLYVIKKNYSTLYYQFLRFILILKYGIKSIFKPKKHLIPFKIALKGGDSLRFSMRAKG
- a CDS encoding glycosyltransferase family 2 protein, which gives rise to MITALAITYNEAHNIERYINSMSFADEIIIVDSFSTDQTETLAQHPKVTFVKRVFDDFSSQKNYAISLAKHDWVTFFDLDEVVPEALATELVATVRSNPIAKAFRVKRDYHFMGKRIKYSGFQTDIAVRLFNKNHCKYNGKLVHEAIQTTATIGKLRHHVKHQTYKDFDNYNQKLTQYSKLQAEALFKKNVRPNLYHFLFRPWYRFMHQYFLRFGFLDGKEGFIICYVHAFSVFKRYIQLWTMYRNID